A stretch of Corallococcus macrosporus DNA encodes these proteins:
- a CDS encoding MXAN_6577-like cysteine-rich protein, with protein MSRPFPDARLALLLSAVAAVLLTGCPEEKVLCTSGLSVCGAECVDLQGDPSNCGACGTACGAGETCQAGVCGCQPGTEVCGDACVALASDPLNCGGCGVTCPSGQVCESRTCREGCSAGAERCGDSCVVLANDPLHCGACGRVCPDVQSCHEGRCMYDVVTACYTNGQLVGIQAGTDRMGPRRQFGSGVQALAAWDGVVLAADAARSVLSQAPAGALGTLVEEDSLGAVAASPNDILVDPPYVYVLDSVNNTLQVLKREGAAQGGGLGLRTVGQVNLGANTSPQVLTKRGDTFYIPLFGTAGSDFKQGNAVARVSVSDPEHPRLVDTVSLKGLDLKSFDGGTTMALPYAAVSVDAGVYVALTNLNPANDYLPNGPGMLARIDPADGGVKAIDLGAKDCLNAGDVQAVGDQLVVSCLGEAVFDTAGGYRAKAVRATGLVLVKDDKPVASYALSPGCSGGPENGCDLAVGGRLAVVGNAVYVTDVNAGRVFVVEVRDGQLVERRGNSTPAAKGPALDVCPVDARRGVSNAIDIVAVP; from the coding sequence ATGTCGCGTCCCTTCCCTGATGCGCGGCTCGCGCTGCTGCTGTCGGCCGTTGCCGCGGTGCTTCTCACCGGTTGCCCCGAGGAGAAGGTCCTGTGCACGTCCGGCCTGAGCGTCTGCGGCGCGGAATGCGTGGACCTCCAGGGCGACCCTTCGAACTGCGGCGCGTGTGGCACCGCGTGCGGGGCAGGGGAGACGTGTCAGGCGGGCGTGTGTGGCTGCCAGCCGGGCACGGAGGTCTGCGGTGACGCGTGTGTCGCGCTCGCGAGTGATCCGCTGAACTGTGGCGGTTGTGGCGTCACGTGTCCTTCCGGCCAGGTCTGCGAGTCCCGCACCTGCCGCGAGGGCTGCTCCGCCGGTGCCGAGCGGTGCGGGGACAGCTGCGTCGTCCTCGCGAATGATCCGCTCCACTGCGGCGCTTGCGGCAGGGTGTGCCCGGACGTGCAGTCCTGCCACGAGGGGCGGTGCATGTATGACGTGGTGACGGCCTGCTACACGAACGGGCAGCTCGTCGGCATCCAGGCGGGGACGGACCGGATGGGCCCCCGGCGGCAGTTCGGCTCGGGCGTGCAGGCGCTGGCGGCGTGGGATGGCGTGGTGCTGGCGGCGGACGCGGCGCGCTCGGTGCTGTCGCAGGCGCCGGCGGGCGCGCTGGGGACGCTGGTGGAGGAGGACTCGCTGGGCGCGGTGGCGGCTTCGCCCAATGACATCCTCGTGGACCCTCCGTATGTGTATGTCCTCGACTCGGTGAACAACACGCTCCAGGTGCTCAAGCGGGAAGGGGCCGCGCAGGGCGGTGGGCTGGGATTGCGCACGGTGGGGCAGGTGAACCTGGGCGCGAACACCAGCCCGCAGGTCCTCACGAAGCGCGGCGACACGTTCTACATCCCGCTGTTCGGCACGGCCGGCTCCGACTTCAAGCAGGGCAACGCGGTGGCTCGCGTCAGCGTGAGCGACCCGGAGCATCCCCGGCTCGTGGACACTGTTTCGCTCAAAGGCCTGGACCTGAAGTCGTTCGATGGCGGCACGACGATGGCACTGCCGTACGCGGCGGTGTCGGTGGACGCGGGCGTGTACGTGGCGCTCACCAACCTGAACCCCGCGAATGATTACCTGCCCAACGGGCCCGGGATGCTCGCGCGCATCGACCCGGCGGATGGCGGTGTGAAGGCCATCGACCTGGGCGCGAAGGACTGCCTCAACGCGGGCGACGTGCAGGCCGTGGGCGACCAGTTGGTGGTGAGTTGCCTGGGCGAAGCGGTGTTCGACACGGCGGGCGGCTACCGCGCGAAGGCGGTGCGGGCGACGGGGCTGGTGCTGGTGAAGGATGACAAGCCCGTGGCGTCGTATGCGCTGTCGCCGGGGTGCTCGGGCGGGCCGGAGAACGGCTGCGACCTCGCGGTGGGCGGGCGGCTCGCGGTGGTGGGCAATGCCGTGTACGTCACGGACGTGAACGCGGGCCGCGTGTTCGTGGTGGAGGTGCGCGATGGCCAGCTCGTCGAGCGGCGCGGCAATTCCACTCCGGCGGCGAAGGGCCCGGCGTTGGATGTGTGTCCGGTGGATGCGCGGCGCGGGGTGTCCAACGCCATTGACATCGTCGCGGTGCCTTGA
- a CDS encoding cell surface protein: MKTLLPKSFALGFTALLAVACGGEDMQDSLQTQPLVGDAFADRIESFSPGTGAGFGQSQLPGIVLGAPQGAGAGSGSLDVVSLGFNGVIVLEFTDIAVTDGPGVDLLVFENAFIKPSGKPFAETGVVAVSDDGVTWHEFPCASSDVTNNFPGCAGVTPVYSSSASGISPTDPAVAGGDGFDLADVGLTRARFVRIRDSGANGYAGTSGGFDLDAVAVVNGVQLP, translated from the coding sequence ATGAAGACCCTTCTTCCGAAGTCGTTCGCGCTGGGCTTCACCGCGCTGCTCGCCGTGGCTTGCGGCGGCGAAGACATGCAGGACTCCCTCCAGACACAGCCGCTCGTGGGCGACGCTTTCGCGGACCGCATCGAGTCCTTCTCGCCGGGCACCGGCGCCGGGTTCGGTCAGTCGCAGCTTCCGGGCATCGTGCTGGGCGCTCCGCAGGGGGCTGGCGCGGGGTCGGGCTCGCTGGACGTGGTGTCGCTCGGGTTCAACGGCGTCATCGTCCTGGAGTTCACCGACATCGCGGTGACGGACGGGCCGGGCGTGGACCTGCTGGTCTTCGAGAACGCGTTCATCAAGCCCAGCGGCAAGCCGTTCGCGGAGACGGGCGTGGTGGCCGTCAGCGACGACGGCGTCACCTGGCACGAGTTCCCGTGCGCGTCCTCGGACGTGACGAACAACTTCCCGGGCTGCGCGGGCGTCACGCCCGTGTACTCGAGCTCCGCCAGTGGCATCTCGCCCACCGACCCGGCCGTGGCGGGCGGGGACGGCTTCGACCTGGCGGACGTGGGCCTCACCCGGGCCCGCTTCGTGCGCATCCGCGACTCCGGCGCCAACGGCTACGCGGGCACCAGCGGCGGCTTCGACCTGGATGCCGTCGCGGTGGTGAACGGCGTGCAGTTGCCGTAG
- a CDS encoding cell surface protein → MKRPLLALGALLTLGACSGDPDPAPPPGSDIVDAGTRADAGPSDAGVTDAGADVDAGTDTDAGADAGSRPVDPFADRVTAYHFGDAAGFGQDRFPGVVLGAPVGAGQYTGSLDVLSLGKGGSITLEFTDLFAVDGPGVDLLVFENAFQKVGGDIFAETASVSVSDDGLTWFDFPCASTDKDGGFPGCAGTHPVHSAPDNGVSPTDPAVAGGDGFDLADVGLARARFVRLTDTGLNGYAGTSGGFDLDALSVVNGQLPDGGVP, encoded by the coding sequence ATGAAGCGCCCGTTGCTCGCGCTCGGCGCGCTGCTGACCCTGGGCGCGTGCTCGGGCGACCCGGACCCGGCGCCGCCGCCGGGCTCCGACATCGTGGACGCCGGCACCCGCGCGGATGCCGGTCCGTCCGATGCCGGCGTCACCGATGCCGGGGCGGACGTGGACGCGGGGACGGACACGGATGCCGGTGCCGACGCGGGCTCGCGGCCGGTGGATCCGTTCGCGGACCGGGTGACGGCGTATCACTTCGGCGACGCGGCCGGCTTCGGGCAGGACCGCTTCCCGGGCGTCGTGCTCGGGGCTCCGGTGGGGGCGGGCCAGTACACGGGCTCGCTCGACGTGCTGTCGCTGGGGAAGGGCGGCTCCATCACCCTGGAGTTCACCGACCTGTTCGCGGTGGACGGCCCGGGCGTGGACCTGCTCGTGTTCGAGAACGCCTTCCAGAAGGTGGGCGGCGACATCTTCGCGGAGACGGCCAGCGTGTCCGTCAGCGACGACGGCCTCACCTGGTTCGACTTCCCCTGCGCCTCCACCGACAAGGACGGCGGCTTCCCGGGCTGTGCCGGGACGCATCCGGTGCACTCGGCGCCGGACAACGGCGTGTCCCCCACCGACCCGGCCGTGGCGGGCGGGGACGGCTTCGACCTGGCGGACGTGGGGCTCGCCCGCGCCCGCTTCGTGCGCCTCACCGACACGGGGCTCAACGGCTACGCGGGCACCAGCGGCGGCTTCGACCTGGATGCGCTGTCCGTGGTGAACGGGCAGCTGCCGGACGGTGGCGTGCCGTGA